In the Kribbella sp. NBC_00482 genome, one interval contains:
- a CDS encoding 2-dehydropantoate 2-reductase, translated as MRVAVLGAGAIGAYVGAALHRGGTEVHLVARGAHLEAIRSDGVTVLSPRGDFTARTPATDDPVAIGPVDYVFLGLKANSYANAGPLLEPLLHDRTVVVAAQNGIPWWYFHGLKGPYEGRRIETVDPGGAVTQVLDLDRAIGCVVYCSTELEGPGVVRHLEGTRFSIGEPGGGQSERCTAFSTAMIAGGLKCPVENDIRNDIWIKLLGNAAFNPISALARATMVEIATHQGTRQMVRMMMEESLEIAAALGCHPEISVDKRLDGAERVGEHKTSMLQDLEKDKPLELDVILAAVVELADLTGVKAPTLRAVHAVADLLASKVGV; from the coding sequence ATGAGAGTTGCGGTTCTCGGCGCCGGTGCGATCGGTGCGTACGTCGGCGCGGCACTCCACCGTGGTGGGACAGAGGTCCACCTGGTCGCCCGCGGCGCGCATCTGGAAGCGATCCGGTCGGACGGCGTCACGGTGCTCAGCCCACGCGGTGACTTCACGGCCCGGACGCCGGCCACTGACGACCCGGTCGCGATCGGCCCGGTCGACTACGTCTTTCTCGGCCTCAAAGCGAACTCGTACGCGAACGCCGGCCCGCTCCTCGAGCCCCTGCTGCACGACCGCACAGTCGTTGTCGCCGCGCAGAACGGCATCCCCTGGTGGTACTTCCACGGTCTGAAAGGCCCGTACGAGGGCCGCCGGATCGAAACGGTCGACCCCGGCGGCGCCGTCACCCAGGTGCTCGACCTCGACCGCGCGATCGGCTGCGTCGTGTACTGCTCGACCGAGCTCGAAGGTCCAGGCGTCGTACGGCACCTGGAAGGCACCCGCTTCTCGATCGGCGAACCCGGCGGCGGGCAGTCGGAGCGGTGCACGGCCTTCAGTACGGCGATGATCGCCGGCGGACTGAAGTGCCCGGTCGAGAACGACATCCGCAACGACATCTGGATCAAGCTGCTCGGGAACGCGGCGTTCAACCCGATCAGCGCGCTCGCCCGGGCGACGATGGTGGAGATCGCGACGCATCAGGGCACCCGGCAGATGGTCCGGATGATGATGGAGGAGTCGCTGGAGATCGCCGCCGCGCTCGGCTGTCACCCGGAGATCTCCGTGGACAAGCGGCTCGACGGCGCCGAACGCGTCGGCGAGCACAAGACCTCGATGCTGCAGGACCTGGAGAAGGACAAGCCGCTCGAACTCGACGTCATCCTCGCCGCGGTCGTCGAACTCGCCGACCTCACCGGGGTCAAAGCCCCCACCCTCCGCGCGGTCCACGCCGTCGCCGACCTACTGGCGAGCAAGGTCGGCGTCTGA